A region of the Ranitomeya imitator isolate aRanImi1 chromosome 5, aRanImi1.pri, whole genome shotgun sequence genome:
gcaagggaaaatgcccagtcttgagggtcaccacgtaacaaagaaataatgatctttacttgttgaacagggtcacctgaggagcgaggtttcaaggcaagaaacaatttacaattattttagaaattcaagaacttagatctatcaccaaaaaacaaatcaggaattggaatcctaggctctgacatcggattttgaaccacaaaatcttgaatgtttttgtacacttatagtgagattatccatcaaagaggacagaccttgaatgtccatgcttacacctgtgtcctgaaccacccagaggtaaaggggaaaagagagacaaaacacactgcaaaggaaaaaaaaatggtctcagaacttctcttatccctctattgagatgcattagtactttgggccacctgtactgttatgacctggtggtcaggacaataatggacctggtggttaagataatttgttttatcaattttatacTATTCATTTGATTgttttgatgcaaaaaaaaaatttttcacacaATTTTATTAGCGGGCTTTCTTTACTGACTGTTATTGTACAGTATTCTTATCGTTTGATATTAATATTGTCAATAATAATAATTCTTTGTGATTTTGTTATTGTTTAGTATTCTTGTCATTCAATATTGATATTGCCCAATGTAATGATATTTCGTACACCTGACACTGCAGTTAGGCAGCCATTTGGTCACCCTTTATCACAAACATATGCCCTAGCAGAGAGGTTGTCTTAACCATCAAAAGAAACCCCAAGACTCTTTGCTTTCATGTTTTCTCACTGTGTATGACATGTTCCCACGCTATCCCATCTTCTGAATCGTACCTGCATAGACCTAGGAATGGTGACTCTCTAGGTGTTTGAGTGAAATCAGATTAGTATAATCTCCCATAAAGAAGTTTAAATATGACTAGATAGTGTGAAGGATAGGGGGATGTAAtggcagcttaggctactttcacacttccgtcggtacgggcccgtcgcaatgcgtcaggctgacataccgacggacgttgtgaaataactgcaagacgtgggcagcggatgcagtttttcaacgcatccgctgcccattctgcagtccggggaggagggggcggagtttcggccgcgcatgtgcggtcgaaaatggcggacacgtcgcacaaaaaaaacgttacattgaacttttttttgtgcgtcgcgtccgccaaaacacgacggatccgtcgcacgacggatgcgacgtgtgcccatccttagcgatccgtcgctaatacaagtctatgggcaaaaacgcatcctgcaagcacatttgcaaaatccgtttttttgcccataacgacggaggacaaaagacagaagtgtgaaagtagccttacaatcaTCCTGTAAGCATGTGTAGCTGTAACAAGACACCTGGATTCATATCCCCACCAGCGAGCTAGAATCCAGCTACTACAGGAAGACCCCCTGTGGATCCAAACCATGCGGGCTGCTTTGTTCAGACAGCtaggatttcataaggagaatatagGCTTATCGTACACCCTAGCCACACAACGGTTACATTTTCATGATCTAGGGACTGGACCGAATGCCTTCCAGGGTCTCATTCCGTTCTAGAGCCCCGGGGTATGGAGATACATAGAAGTTACTAGAAGTCAGGTAGTaaagctgtgtttggtcttaaTGTGTAGCAGGGGCCCATACAGATCCAATGGCACCAGAACCGCTGCACTAATACCGCCCAGAAAGAGGTTATGATCTTTCAGTTATTGGGAGATTTAGCCACAAACCTCCAGGGGAGGGGATTTATGTTCAGCCCAgggggcaggaggggagtgacccaaaggggatTAAAGCTAGTACCAGGCCATTTGGTCTATCTATTCTCTCTATGATGCACGCAGTACAGTTCGAACGGGGGTCTTAATGAGTAATGTGCTGTGACCTAGCAGGAAGGCAATGCCCCCGGAGTCCCAGCGTATACATGATCAAACATCAACCAGTAATTGACATTATCCATCCGCTTATATCTTTTGTACTATACCCTGTATTTGCATacctattttatatatatatatatatatatatatatatatatatatataaccattgtgtatatagtgtaatgTCTAGTGTGCTTTTAAGGCAATTAAACGTATAATTTAacattgggctgctcttttatctcaatccaaAAATCCACACATCTATTTCTTGGTTTCATTTTCCATGCTACCgaggctggtttctggcccaatataacCCTGGTAACAGACCaggcatacagttatatgaaaaagtttgggcacccctataaatcttaagcttaatgttttataaaaatagtttttttttgcaacagctatttcagtttcatatatctaataactgttggacacagtaatgtttctgccttgaaatgaggtttattgtactaacagaaaatgtgcaatcggtattcaaacaaaatttgaccgtgctgggcctctctgacctttctggcgtctgcacactgcagtactttgctctgccctcaacagggcagacaaagtatgccggagccgcagcgtgaagaccagaagaaaaCGTCATCTGATGattggaggcgccggaccaggaccaacagcgggaccgcccctgggtgagtataatctaccgtctttttctcatctttcaggttacatcggaggcttatctacagcattacagaatgctgtagataagcccctgatgctggtgggcttacctcacccgcgatatcgggggtgacaggttccctttaaggctatgtgcacacgccacagatttgactgtggaattttctgtgcagattctgcatttcttggcagaaaacgcagttcagaatctgcacctttttttggtatgtgcacacgttgctggtgggcttacttcacccgtgattttgggggtgacaggtttcctttaggctgcgtgtccacgttcaggatggccggcggtatcgccggagcggcttagccacagcacacatccggcatcatcgctccccaccataaggccctgtgctatatcttgcggcgacgcagcgtcgccgcaagatatacggacatgctgcgatctgaaaagacgcgcagcatgtccggagtcgcagggccgccgcgtgcgtgttaccacgcatagtggagacgggatttcattaaatcccctccactatgctgtaacatctggacgctgcgtgtctgacgctgcgtccctatgcagcgtcaaacacgcagcgtttactgcacgtggacacacagCCTTAAGATGAGAAGCCGCAGGCGGCCCGGGCATCACTGCGATAATAGTGACTTGAGGTTGCCATGGACCAGGACTCGGGGGTGTGGCTAGGGGGTGTGTCACTTACGGCCCTATGGGAGGCCACAGACATGACTTGGGGGTGTGGTCTCAGCTGGGTGTACCGTATCCCGTCCTATGGAGGCGATGGGCGCGTCGGTGTCTGACCTATGGCGGCAGCAGGTGACGGCCGGGCCCTTCCTCATTGGACTATGTGTGCGCGGTGCACAGTGAGGGCGCCGGCACTCCGAGGACGGCATGGCGAGAGACTGCACGGAGAGCCGCTTCCGGGAGGTGCTGCAGCGCTTCGGGGGTCCTCAGCAGGTGCTGCTGGTCGGGGAGCTGTGGGAGCGGGCGGAGAGCCGGGCTCTGCTGCGGGGCTTCCTGCAGGAGCTGTTTCCGGCGGAGCTGGGGAATGGAGGAGACAAGACGCCGGAACCTGATACCGAAGCCCAGGACGCCCCGCGGGAGCAGTCGCCGCACGCCGCCCCGAGCCGGACTATGCGCTTCGGACTGGTGTTCTTCCTGTGCCGGCCGGAGTCCGTGCTGCTCCCGGCATCACTGCGCCAGACGCGAGAAATCCTGAGGGATGTACGGAAGCGGCTGCCTGCGGGGGGCGCTGTGGTCGGGGTGGTCATGCAGCCCCCGGAGGAGCCCCCCGCCCAGCCCGCGGTCTCCGCTCTGCTCTCGCTCCTCCGCTCTGTGTTCCCTCCGAACAGTCACGGTGCGCGCTGCTCTGAGGTCCGAGCTGTTGCTCTCATCCCCGGCCGTGAGGAGAGCCGGCGGGACGTGCAGATAGCGGCGTGCGAGGCGCTGACTGCGGCAGGTACAGAGCGGCCTCTCCGGCACTAGCAGCCAATCAGCTGCGTTCATTCACATTGTCTAATGGCTTGGATGAGAGAGCTACACGCTGATTGGTTGTTCTAGCCCGTGCTACTCTAGGGCTGGCCGGCGGTACAAGCTCTGTGGCGCTGGAGGAGGGGTCACGTGTCATCACTGCTTCAGAGACCCCTCTGGCGCCCCCAGTGCTAGGAGGTCGTGACTTCTCCTGTGGAAAGGTGATGCCTTCCTTAGCTGGGAGAAGCCCACCTAGCAGCTGGTGGTCCCTCTGCCTGCTCTGAGGCCAGTGTCTGTATATGAGGGTCTGTGGGGCTGCTGAGTCTGGGTCAGGAGACCCCCGGCCGACCCTGGACTGTGGAGGTCGGACGTGTGAATTGGTGGAAGGCCAAATGTAGGCGGCTGTCGCGTGCACTCAGTGTGTGTGCCGTCTGCCCGAAACGCGCCTGCGGAGAGAACAACGGATAAGTCCTGATGTAGGATATCTGTGATCTAATGTTAGTCCTGGGCCGGACTGCGCTGCCGCTTGTGCTGTGTGCTGGCAAATCTCATGCAAGTTGTACAAACCAAAAATCTGTGCGACTTGTCTGGCTCTGCTTctattttaaaacttttaattatGCTGTAAGTCAAAAACCGGACTTTTACACCCCAAGGTCAGGCTTGTGTTCCTTGCCCCATCGGTGACATAAAAAGTCAAAcgccttttaggccatgttcacacagtgcgttttttactgcggaaccgcagcggttttgccgctgcggttccgcagctgttttccatgcagggtacagtacactgtaccctatggaaaacaggaaccactgtgcacatgatcctgaaattctaaaaaaaaaaccgcactgaattgctgcggtaaaaaagaagtaccatgtcacttctttttgcaaaactgcagcggttctgcacccatagacctccattgtgaggtcaaacccgcagtgaaacccgcagatgaaaaaaatatctgcgggttttactgcggtttgtggtgcagaaccgctgcagtgtggctgccccccccgtgccccaatcccacccccccatgctccgatgccacccccgtgctccgactctCACCCCCTATACTTACCCGGCcttccggtgtccgtccgtcttctccctgggtgccgccatcttccaaaatggcgggcgcatacgcactgcgcccgccgaatctgccggccggcagattcgttccaaagtgcattttgatcactgagatagattatatctcagtgatcaaaataaaaaaaatagcaaatgaccccccccccttttgtcacccccataggtagggacaataaaaaaaataaagaatttatttttatttatttttccactaaggttagaataggggtagggttagggtattttcagccattaaccctaaacttcctagaaaacacacagagactctgcatagaaaactgcactaaaaaagcatcaaaaaacgcacctgcgttttctgccaagagctgcggtttttagtgcagaaaaaaaggatggaaatcaggaacgtgtgaacatacccttagaatcaTCTGTGACTGTGATGAGTTACAGTGTAACACCTAGGGAATCATTAGGTGGATGGGACACCACGAGGAATCGTTAGGCGGATGGGACACCGCGGGGAATCGTTAGGCGGATGGGACACCGCGGGGAATCGTTAGGCGGATGGGACACCGCGGGGAATCGTTAGGCGGATGGGACACCATAGGGAATCGTTAGGCGGATGGGACACCATAGGGAATCGTTAGGCGGATGGGACACCATAGGGAATCGTTAGGCGGATGGGACACCATAGGGAATCGTTAGGCGGATGAGACACCATAGGGAATCATTAGGTGGATGTTGTAATGTGACACCACGATTTCAGAGTCGCACATCCATGGGTAACTAGGCTCTAGCAATACACGGTAGATGGCCATCTCCACCATACCCAAGAGCAGGAGTGCTCATTAGGCTGAGCCCTCCTTTGTTCTGAGAAAGCCACCTGCCAACACATTGCCCAACGGATTCGTCTCTAGGAGAAAAATGCAATTGTCAGTCTTGAAATCAGACGTTCCTGATCGACTTTTGCCCTGACGATCAGTTGGCTGATGCCCCCATACATTTTAGATCGGCATTTCAACCTTTAAATATCGTCGGGTTTGGCTAGAAGTCTCATGTACATGGCGACCATAAGTCACTTTCTTGGTAATGTAGTAATCTCTATAAATGTTTGAAAAACTTGAATGtgtgaattttccaaatggctccTAGATGTTGGTCCATCCCAGACTGACCACACGTTTCCTTCCTTCACAGATGAGCAAAGGACGGAAATGCCAAACAAGAAATCCAGGTGCTTCTCATGGAGAAGGTGGAGACAGGAGGACGCGGTGCAGAAAGGTAACATGGCAGAATGTGACCCATGACTCTCTGAAGGGCGTGTGGTCTGCTATCCGGCAACTTCACAATAGAACTTTAATTTTTTGGAGCAAAATATGTCCCTTTGGGAACCCTGCCGTTAAAACATAGTATGTATGTTACGTGTGCCCACCAAGGTCACCCCGTTAATAGCATTACATGGCTATGCCAGAGTCGGGGGCTGCTTTCACAAAGTCACTTTCTGTTGTGGTACATAGGACTAATCCCAAACAGGT
Encoded here:
- the C5H2orf72 gene encoding uncharacterized protein C2orf72 homolog, with amino-acid sequence MARDCTESRFREVLQRFGGPQQVLLVGELWERAESRALLRGFLQELFPAELGNGGDKTPEPDTEAQDAPREQSPHAAPSRTMRFGLVFFLCRPESVLLPASLRQTREILRDVRKRLPAGGAVVGVVMQPPEEPPAQPAVSALLSLLRSVFPPNSHGARCSEVRAVALIPGREESRRDVQIAACEALTAADEQRTEMPNKKSRCFSWRRWRQEDAVQKENLHEGTALTVLSYPNGQCAETTAEA